A genomic region of Macaca mulatta isolate MMU2019108-1 chromosome 5, T2T-MMU8v2.0, whole genome shotgun sequence contains the following coding sequences:
- the ADH4 gene encoding all-trans-retinol dehydrogenase [NAD(+)] ADH4 isoform X2, whose translation MVFMQRRLIIGHRTLWGAVEAFLTQKETPNTVSQRKMGTKGKVIRCKAAIGWEAGKPLCIEEVEVAPPKAHEVRIQIIATSLCHTDATVIDSKFEGLAFPVIVGHEAAGIVESIGPGVTNFKPGDKVIPLYAPLCRKCKFCLSPLTNFCGKISNLKNPASDQQLMEDKTSRFTCKGKPVYHFLGTSTFSQYTVVSDTNLAKIDDDANLERVCLLGCGFSTGYGAAINNAKVTPGSTCAVFGLGGVGLSAVMGCKAAGASRIIGIDINSEKFAKAKALGATDCLNPRNLHKPIQEVIIELTKGGVDFALDCAGGSETMKAALDCTTAGWGTCTFIGVAAGSKGLTIFPEELIIGRTINGTFFGGWKSVDSIPKLVTDYKNKKFNLDALVTHTLPFDKISEAFDLMNQGKSIRTILIF comes from the exons ATGGTATTTATGCAAAGACGGCTCATTATAGGACACAGAACTCTCTGGGGAGCAGTGGAAGCCTTCTTAACTCAGAAAGAAACTCCGAACACAGTTTCCCAAAGAAAAATGGGCACCAAGGGCAAA gtTATTAGATGCAAAGCAGCCATCGGCTGGGAAGCAGGCAAGCCCCTTTGCATTGAAGAGGTTGAAGTAGCTCCCCCCAAGGCTCATGAAGTTCGCATTCAG ATCATTGCTACTTCCCTGTGCCATACTGATGCCACTGTTATCGATTCTAAATTTGAGGGCTTAGCTTTCCCAGTGATCGTTGGCCATGAGGCTGCAGGGATTGTGGAAAGTATTGGGCCAGGAGTGACCAACTTCAaaccag GTGACAAAGTAATTCCACTTTATGCACCTCTATGTAGAAAATGCAAGTTTTGTCTGAGTCCACTCACAAATTTTTGTGGAAAAATCAG taaTCTTAAAAATCCTGCTAGTGATCAACAACTAATGGAAGACAAAACCAGCAGGTTTACCTGCAAAGGAAAACCAGTTTACCATTTCTTGGGAACCAGTACATTCTCTCAGTACACTGTAGTGTCAGATACTAATCTTGCCAAAATAGACGACGATGCAAATTTAGAGAGAGTTTGTCTGCTTGGATGTGGGTTTTCAACTGGCTATGGGGCTGCAATCAACAATGCCAAG gTCACCCCTGGCTCGACTTGTGCTGTCTTTGGCCTAGGAGGTGTGGGTCTTTCTGCTGTAATGGGTTGTAAAGCTGCAGGAGCTTCCAGAATCATAGGTATTGACATCAACAGTGAGAAGTTTGCAAAGGCTAAAGCCCTGGGAGCCACTGATTGCCTCAATCCTAGAAACCTGCATAAACCCATCCAGGAGGTTATCATTGAATTGACCAAGGGAGGTGTGGATTTTGCTCTTGACTGTGCAGGTGGATCTGAAACCatg aaagcagccctggactGTACAACCGCAGGCTGGGGAACATGTACTTTCATTGGAGTAGCTGCTGGTAGCAAAGGATTGACTATTTTTCCAGAGGAGCTAATAATCGGCCGTACTATAAATGGAACATTCTTTGGgg GTTGGAAAAGTGTAGATTCTATCCCAAAGCTGGTCACTGACTATAAGAATAAGAAATTCAATCTGGATGCATTGGTGACCCATACCCTGCCTTTTGACAAAATCAGTGAGGCATTCGACCTAATGAACCAAGGGAAAAG
- the ADH4 gene encoding all-trans-retinol dehydrogenase [NAD(+)] ADH4 isoform X1: MVFMQRRLIIGHRTLWGAVEAFLTQKETPNTVSQRKMGTKGKVIRCKAAIGWEAGKPLCIEEVEVAPPKAHEVRIQIIATSLCHTDATVIDSKFEGLAFPVIVGHEAAGIVESIGPGVTNFKPGDKVIPLYAPLCRKCKFCLSPLTNFCGKISNLKNPASDQQLMEDKTSRFTCKGKPVYHFLGTSTFSQYTVVSDTNLAKIDDDANLERVCLLGCGFSTGYGAAINNAKVTPGSTCAVFGLGGVGLSAVMGCKAAGASRIIGIDINSEKFAKAKALGATDCLNPRNLHKPIQEVIIELTKGGVDFALDCAGGSETMKAALDCTTAGWGTCTFIGVAAGSKGLTIFPEELIIGRTINGTFFGGWKSVDSIPKLVTDYKNKKFNLDALVTHTLPFDKISEAFDLMNQGKSTTE, from the exons ATGGTATTTATGCAAAGACGGCTCATTATAGGACACAGAACTCTCTGGGGAGCAGTGGAAGCCTTCTTAACTCAGAAAGAAACTCCGAACACAGTTTCCCAAAGAAAAATGGGCACCAAGGGCAAA gtTATTAGATGCAAAGCAGCCATCGGCTGGGAAGCAGGCAAGCCCCTTTGCATTGAAGAGGTTGAAGTAGCTCCCCCCAAGGCTCATGAAGTTCGCATTCAG ATCATTGCTACTTCCCTGTGCCATACTGATGCCACTGTTATCGATTCTAAATTTGAGGGCTTAGCTTTCCCAGTGATCGTTGGCCATGAGGCTGCAGGGATTGTGGAAAGTATTGGGCCAGGAGTGACCAACTTCAaaccag GTGACAAAGTAATTCCACTTTATGCACCTCTATGTAGAAAATGCAAGTTTTGTCTGAGTCCACTCACAAATTTTTGTGGAAAAATCAG taaTCTTAAAAATCCTGCTAGTGATCAACAACTAATGGAAGACAAAACCAGCAGGTTTACCTGCAAAGGAAAACCAGTTTACCATTTCTTGGGAACCAGTACATTCTCTCAGTACACTGTAGTGTCAGATACTAATCTTGCCAAAATAGACGACGATGCAAATTTAGAGAGAGTTTGTCTGCTTGGATGTGGGTTTTCAACTGGCTATGGGGCTGCAATCAACAATGCCAAG gTCACCCCTGGCTCGACTTGTGCTGTCTTTGGCCTAGGAGGTGTGGGTCTTTCTGCTGTAATGGGTTGTAAAGCTGCAGGAGCTTCCAGAATCATAGGTATTGACATCAACAGTGAGAAGTTTGCAAAGGCTAAAGCCCTGGGAGCCACTGATTGCCTCAATCCTAGAAACCTGCATAAACCCATCCAGGAGGTTATCATTGAATTGACCAAGGGAGGTGTGGATTTTGCTCTTGACTGTGCAGGTGGATCTGAAACCatg aaagcagccctggactGTACAACCGCAGGCTGGGGAACATGTACTTTCATTGGAGTAGCTGCTGGTAGCAAAGGATTGACTATTTTTCCAGAGGAGCTAATAATCGGCCGTACTATAAATGGAACATTCTTTGGgg GTTGGAAAAGTGTAGATTCTATCCCAAAGCTGGTCACTGACTATAAGAATAAGAAATTCAATCTGGATGCATTGGTGACCCATACCCTGCCTTTTGACAAAATCAGTGAGGCATTCGACCTAATGAACCAAGGGAAAAG